The Rubricoccus marinus nucleotide sequence GAAGTCGACGCCGAATACTTGCCCGCTGTCGCCGACTACGCGTCGAGCTACAAAGGCATCGAGGCCTGCACCGGCGCCGAGGTCGAGGACCCTTTGCCCCAGCGCGAGCCCAGCGTGCTCGACCGGGAGCCCACACCCGAGTCGCAGATCGGCCGCGCTGACGTACCCATCAACACCGTCATAGGCGTCGCCGATCATCTCGATCTCGGTTTCACATGAGTTGTCTGGACCGCAGCACGAGAGAGCTTCGCCGCGAGCGACAGCGGCGTACTTGTCGCGGACGGACTGGCGGAGGGCGGCGTCGGAGAGCGTGTTGGTCATGTCGGGGCGAGGAGCCGTATCAGAGAGGGAGAGCAAAGGGTGAGGGCGCGCGGTCGCCGTAAACCGCGCGGTACGCCGGGACAGCCAAGAGCGCACCTAGTGTGGGGCCGACGAGGTAGACCCAGAGAGCACTCAGCCCGCCCGCGCCGGTCGCCGCGCCGATGACGGCCGGCCCGATGGAGCGCGCCGGGTTCATAGATGCCCCCGAGATCGGGCCGCCCATCAACGCCTCGAACGCGACGGTCCCCCCGATGGCGACGCCCGCCAGAAGCCCGACCTCTCGCGCACCAACGGCTACGCCCAGGATGACGAACATGAGCAGGAACGTGAGCACGCCCTCGAGCACTCCGCTCTGAAGGGCCGTCCCACCCGGGACCGTCTGGCCCAGCGTGGTGGAGGACGGAAAAAGGGCCGCGATCAAGCCGCTGGCGACGAGGGCACCCATGACCTGAGCGAGCGCGTACGGCACGACGCGAGCAGCGGGAAACCGCCCGGCA carries:
- a CDS encoding MIP/aquaporin family protein, with product MAADAARAFPPSTWRASLAEGFGTFALVFAGTGAVVVDAQTGALGHTGVALSFGLAVMAVIYSVGEVSGAHINPAVTIAFWAAGRFPAARVVPYALAQVMGALVASGLIAALFPSSTTLGQTVPGGTALQSGVLEGVLTFLLMFVILGVAVGAREVGLLAGVAIGGTVAFEALMGGPISGASMNPARSIGPAVIGAATGAGGLSALWVYLVGPTLGALLAVPAYRAVYGDRAPSPFALPL